In a genomic window of Variovorax paradoxus:
- a CDS encoding ABC transporter ATP-binding protein yields the protein MTALLTTHGLQAFYGDAQALFGIDFALAAGELVAIIGANGAGKSTFLKSLTGLVRAPREAIRFRGEPIGGLPPGEIVRRGLALVPEGRRLFPSLSVEENLLMGATAGRPGPWNLQRLYGLFPILAEKRRQPGTSLSGGQQQMVALGRALMSNPDVLLCDELSLGLAPVVIREIYAAMPGITAEGMTVVIVEQDVTMARQVSRRVYCFQEGRVSLEGLSADLTRERIAQAYFGIEAAHA from the coding sequence ATGACCGCCTTGCTCACCACCCACGGCCTGCAGGCCTTCTACGGCGACGCCCAGGCCCTGTTCGGCATCGACTTCGCGCTCGCCGCCGGCGAACTGGTCGCGATCATCGGCGCCAACGGCGCGGGCAAGTCGACCTTCCTCAAGAGCCTCACGGGCCTGGTGCGCGCGCCGCGCGAGGCGATCCGTTTCAGGGGCGAGCCCATCGGCGGCCTGCCGCCCGGCGAGATCGTGCGGCGCGGCCTCGCGCTGGTGCCCGAGGGCCGCCGGCTGTTCCCCAGCCTCAGCGTGGAAGAGAACCTGCTGATGGGCGCCACCGCGGGGCGCCCGGGCCCGTGGAACCTGCAGCGTCTCTACGGCCTGTTCCCCATCCTGGCCGAGAAGCGCCGCCAGCCCGGCACCTCGCTGTCGGGCGGCCAGCAGCAGATGGTGGCGCTGGGCCGCGCGCTCATGAGCAATCCCGACGTGCTGCTGTGCGACGAACTCTCGCTGGGCCTCGCGCCGGTCGTCATCCGCGAGATCTACGCGGCCATGCCCGGCATCACGGCCGAGGGCATGACGGTGGTGATCGTCGAGCAGGACGTGACGATGGCGCGCCAGGTCTCGCGGCGTGTCTACTGCTTCCAGGAAGGCCGCGTGTCGCTCGAGGGCCTGTCGGCCGATCTCACGCGCGAGCGGATCGCACAGGCCTATTTCGGCATCGAGGCGGCCCATGCTTGA